The Nostoc cf. commune SO-36 genomic sequence TGGGCCAGTCTTAGTCTTCGTGCGTTATTTCCTGTTTTACCTGCCAATCTCACCAGATATGTTTGCTGCTGCATCCTATTTACTAGGTACAGTCCTGTCACTGATCATTGCTTATTGGTTTTACTTATTCTTTGAGCGACCATTTATGTCGAATTTCTTAAAGAAGCGCAAGGTGAAAGATGAGCTTATCTAACTAGTCTCAATTATCAGTCGTTGGAGTGTAATTTGAATGACTCCAATGGCAATTTGTACAATTATCCAGCCACTTAAACAAATTAAAATTGCCTTGGTCAATTTGATATTTAACCAACCCTTTAAGGCTACAATTACTGCTAACAAACTCCAGAGTGATAGTCCAATTTCAATTGGTCTTCCCAAAAGCGGAATCACTGTAAAAAAGTTGAATATTTGGGGACTATAAGCAAAGCCAATCGGAATCAGCAGTTTTCTATAGGTAGGGATAGATAATCGCAACTGCTGTCCGATTTTCCAAATGGTAAATGTCCAAAAATAGTAACCTGCTACTACACTTAAAGCGCTGATTACAAATATAAAAATTAGCAGTGATAATGTCACCTGAGCCAGTAATGGAATAATTACACTGCCTGAAGCATGGGCGATCGCTGCCAAAATTACAATTACTTGAGCAATTTTTACTGCGTTGGGGATTCTGCAACTACCTTCATCAAAATTTCCCTTCAAAATGAATACATCCCATAGCGCTTTTTTCATCCTATTGGTTGATGCTCGGTTACTCACAACAAATCTTCCTCCAGATTGGTGACTTACTACAATATTGTCAGCTAAAAGTAATCCGTAGATGACAACTTAACCAATACAAATTGGATGAATAATTTTTTGGCAAAACTTCTCTTGTGGATGCGAAATGGCGGACTTAAGCTATTTGGGTTTACTGGATTTCTATTACTAATTTGGGGGACTTTTGCTCCTGTGGGAACTATTGTATGGTGGTTAGACAGGGGGTCGGAAAAGTTAGAAAAAAGAAGCAGAGAGTTAGCTAACCGAATTAATGGAGAAGATACTAATTCTCATGTTACCTCTAACGCAAGTCGCTGCTACATTGTTTTCTTGCCAGGAGTAGGGGCTGAGAAAAATGAGGTGTCTCCTAGAGAAGAAGCATTTTTAGATCGTTTAGAGCAAGACCAACCACAATGTTTAACTGTACGGAGTGTTTTTCCTTACTCTGCGGCCAATGAGAACATTGGTGGACAACAGGTATTTGAATTTCTATGGAAAGTGAGCGAGAATGCAGAAGGTTGGTTAAAATTAACCGAACGTATACTAGAAGTCCGTAATGTCTGGAGAATGGCTGTTTCCGCCGATAACCGCTACGGGCCTATCTACAACCAAGCGATCGCTCTGACAATTGTAGAGCAAATGGAGAAACAGCAACCAATTCCCACATCTCCAGAAGAACCAATTCAGCTAATTTTAATGGGTACAAGTGGCGGCGCTCAGGTGGCTTTAGGTGCAGCTCCCTATTTAGACAAATGGCTGCCAGTGGAAATTAGTGTGGTTTCCTTTGGAGGTGTATTTGATGGTAATGAAGGCTTTGATGTCGCAAAGCACGTTTATCATTTTCGGGGAGAGCGAGACTGGGTTGAAAACATTGGCGGAATAGTGTTTCCGTCCCGATGGCGATGGACTGTAGGTTCTCCCTACAATCGCGCTCGCCGTGATGATCGCTATGCAGTTTACAGTAGCGGCCCCCACGAGCATCAGGGAGAAAAGAGCTATTTCGGTAGAGAAGTTGCTAAAAATGATGGTACGACATACGCGGAATTAATGCTTAAACAGGTAAATCAACTCCCTATCTGGTCTTCTGTCAACACACCTTCTAAGTAAATAATTAAGTTATTTTGGAATTTTGCGGGATGATTTAGCGGCGTCTAAAATTTCTCCCCTACCCTCAAAGTGATGGGATATGCAAAATAATGAATACGATAAATACTGAAATTCCAAAGAACGAAGATAACAATAAACGACCCCAAACTTCTATTGTCTGTTGCTTAGTTTCAATGACAAAGATTTATCGTACACTCGTGTTGATATGCTTTCTTTAGGATGAAACTCAAACGTTACCGAAAAGTGACATTTAACGTGAAAGCTTGAGAAGTTCCTACACTAATTGTAACTATGGACTATGATAGAGACATAGTTGAGTATCACCCCTGAGATGATTATTTTACCTCGTCGGGTACTCTCTACCGCCTCAAAGGGGCTGTCGCGGGTATCTCCAGCTCCAACCAAACTAATTACTCCCCCTTAATGTCCACAGAAGTAGGCAGCAGAAGTCTAATTTTGAGGAGAGATGCAATGGAAATTAGTTGCAAAAATGAAATTTAGTCTTTAGAAAGTACATAAGCCTTCTCTAGGTTGTTTGGTGATTAAAAACACACATGACTTCTGTATCTGTAAAAACTATTACTCAATTAATCGTCGCTGCTGACATACACCATAGTTGAAAAATAGATAAAGCTTTCAGAATCCAGAATTAGTATTACAAACTCGGTTCATACAGTCTATTTTGCTAATTTCAATCGTTTGCGATCGCTCTTTCTTTGAGCGACTCATTTGGAGCATCACCTTTTTGGGTATTGCACTCCGTACCTCCCCACAATAAAACACATGCTAAGTGCAATACAAAGCTGCATTTCTGTAATCAAAAGTAATCTTTTAGAGGAAATCTTTATGCAAGCGACAACAGTAACTCTTCTCTGTCCCAACCCAAACTGCAAGTATCCCAATTCAGAAACACACAGATTTTGCCAACAATGCAGAACTCCGTTGGTAAAACAATATTTATGGGTAGAAGGACAGGGAATTGAAAATTACCATGTAGGAGATTTACTGCTTAATCGATTTTTAGTCAAAAGTTCAAAAGTTTTGCTGGATACTCGACCAGAGCAATCCATTGAAGCTCAGATATTTGATCCTGCTTCAGTTCAACCCTATCTTAAACTATTTCCCTACTGTCCCCATATTCCTCAACCTTATTGCGTTCTCTATCTTGAGGAAAAACAGTCTCATCAAGAAGTTCTGCTACTTGATCAAGCACCTATTGGTAAGTGTGATTTATCTACAGAGGAGAATTTAGAGTTAAGCCATAGATATGCACAGCCATTGGAACTAGCTTGGAAGGGTGCAAGTGCTTTGCGACAAATTAACTGGCTGTGGCAAATTGCTCAACTTTGGCAACCTCTAGCTGAACAGAAAGTAAGTTCTAGTCTACTCCAACCTAATTTAATCCGAGTAGAAAGTTCTCTGGTTCGTCTACTAGAACTCCGTCAAGATCGTGAAGCAACACCGAGTCTGGCAGAATTAGGACAGATGTGGCAGCAGTGGTTGCCAACAGCAAATAATGCGATTAAATCTGCTTTAAGTTCGCTTTGCCTGCAAATGATTGAAGGACAGATTCAGAAAATTGATCAATTAATCAATATATTGGATGAATTCTTGCAACAGTCTGCGATCGCTCATAAATTTACTTTTACAGTTGCAGCCCAAACAGATCAAGGACTGACTCGTCAATCCAATGAAGATACTTACTATGTTACAGATAGAGAAACCTTCTCTAACCTGCCTTTAACGATTGTTTGTGATGGTATGGGTGGTCATGCAGGGGGAGAAGTCGCTTCATCTGTTGCAGTCGAGGCGATCGCTCAACACTTGCAAGGGGTAAATATTGCATCCGAAAATACAACTTCTCTCGTCATCAAATTACACGAAGGTATCTACAAGGCAAACGATTTAATCAACCAATCTAATAATCAAGATCATCGTCGAGATTATCAACGCATGGGCACGACTATAGTGATGGCACTAGCTTGTCCTCCTAAAATGTATATCGCTAATATTGGTGACAGCCGTGCTTACTTGATTAACCGTTCTGGCTGCTATCAAGTGACTACAGACGATAACATGGGGTGTAGATTGGTTAGGTTAGGAATGAGCTTTTATCGAGATTCATTTTCTCATTCCAATAGCGCACAATTAATCCAAGCACTGGGAGTCAGTTCTTCAAAAGTTTTGCATCCTAGAATTCGTCAGTTTGTAATTGATGAAGATTGCATCTTTTTACTTTGCTCTGATGGTTTGAGTGACAACAATCGGGTTGAAGAATATTGGGAAACAGAAATTTTACCAGTTTTAGCAGGTGAAATTGATTTGACAGTTGCTAGCCGCCGATTAATAGATTTAGCAAATCATCTTAACGGTCATGACAATGTAACTGTAAGCCTGGTTTACTGCCAAGTCTCTTAATCAGATACACCGTACTGATGTGTTGGAGACAAGGCAAAACAAGGGGAATTCAAAATGGTCAGCAGACAAATTACTAACATTTTAGAAGGTATTACCAATACCTTATGGCAAGCTGCTTTGCGTTTCAACAAACGTGCTGAACGGCGTTTAGCAGCACAATATGCCGTCACCTGCGTTTTGGCTGAGGCGACTACCTTAGCTGATGCTGTGATTGCTATTCTCAAATCTTAATGACGTCGGCTGTTGGCAGTCAGATTGGTCAATTTATGGAACGTAAACGCGCAGAACAAGAGCGCGAACAATTGTTAGAGCAGGAACGAGCAGCACGAGAAGCAGCTGAAACAGCAAACCGGATTAAAGATGATTTCTTGGCGGTGTTGTCTCATGAGTTAAGGTCGCCCCTTAATCCTATCCTCGGTTGGGCAAGATTATTGCGATCGCTTTAAGTGCCTATGCAAGTGAGTCTAGCCAAAAACAGGCACTTGTGGCGGGTTTCAGCTACATATTTCAAAACCCTTTGAGGCAGAAGAGTTAGTCAAGGCGATCGCCCGTGTATTGCCAAAGCATATCTCTAAAGAAACGCTTTGCTTATCTTGACAATGGGGATTGAAGAAGAAATATTTTCATGTATTGATTGTGAGTTATTACTAGTCAATATCTAAAACTAATCTATTATTTCTATGAATATTTATATACTTGACCTGCTAGTAATTGGCTTACTTCTGCTTTTAGTCACATTAGGTTCAGGGTGGATTCAGCGATTACCTCTTTCTTATGCCCTGATTTATTTAATTGTAGGGATATTACTTGGCAAGTATGGATTAAACCTAATTCAAATTCAACCCCAAACTCAGGTGTTAGAGCGCGTCACAGAATTTGTGGTGATTGTTTCTTTATTTAGTTGCGGCTTAAAAATGAATCGCCCTCTAAAGTTTTGGGCTTGGAATTCCACAATTCGACTCATTGGTTTTCTCATGCCAATTTCTATCTTTGCTATAGCGGCGATTAGTCATTGGTTTTTGAACTTAAATTGGGGAGCCGCTATTCTGTTGGGTGCAATTCTCGCACCAACCGATCCGGTATTAGCATCAGAAGTTCAACTAGCAGATATGGGAGATCAAGATGAGTTGCGATTTGGCTTAACTTCGGAAGGAGGTTTGAACGATGCGTTAGCTTTTCCCTTTGTTTATTTTGGAATTTACTGGTTAGAAAACGATAATTGGCAAAGTTGGTTCAAACAGTGGGTAGCTGTTGATTTAATTTGGGCGATCGCAGCTGGTATTGGTATGGGTAGTGTAGTCGCAAAAGCAGTGATGTGGATTGAACAGCGACTTCATAAATTCCGCCCCGTTGATGAGTTAATGGAAGATTTTATTGCTCTAAGTATTATTTTATTGACGTATGGGCTGACAGAACTAATTAATGGTTACGGATTTTTAGCAGTATTTGTTGCTGGATTAGTTGTACAGCGTAGTTATCCCAATCCTCAACGGCGGCTTTCTCAACTAGAATTCAGTGAAAAAATAGAAAAATTAATGGAGGTAGGAACTATTCTACTTTTAGGTTCTTTACTGCGAATTGAACCTATTCTCAAATTTGGTGATGATGCCCTTTTTATTGCTGGGATACTAATATTTGTAATTCGACCTTTAGGTGCTTGGATTAGTACAGTTCGGTTAGGTTTTTCTGAGTCTCCTCGCTCCCAGTTTCATCCAGCAACTCGTTGGTTATACGGTTGGTTTGGTGTGCGAGGAGTTGGTTCTTTATACTATCTTTCCTATGCTTTAGGTAAGAGTTTACAAGGAGATTTAGCAGATAAAATTACTTGGATCACCTACATAACAATTGTAGTGTCTGTGATTTTACATGGAATTAGTGCAACTCCCTTGATGAATTGGTACGAAAAAACTGTTATAAAATCAACTTAAATTAACCACAATTTAAAAAATTGAAAAGCAGCATTTTATGTTAAACGTGGAGAAAAAATTGCACAATAAAATTTGCATTGACCTCAACTTCGGTGATGATTGCATCAATCCATTTGATGAAATGGATCATAATTTATGGGTGAAAATTGAGCATTTAGGGCGTTACTTATTTGCAGCAGACTATCTACGTCAATTTAAGCTGAACTGTATTGCGGATATTGCTTGTGGTGTTGGTTATGGACTAGCAGAGTTAGATAAATCTGCTGATTTAGTAATTGGTGTAGATGGAAATACTGGGAGCATCCAGTTTTGGCAGAAATACTCAAATAGCCAGTAAACCATTGAGATAAGCACAACGAACTGAGAGGATTTGATTAACACTATCAACATTCCATTGTGCGCCAGAAATTTTCATCCTAGCTCCAATCTGTTTAATAGCAGACTCGACTGCACCAGAACCAATAGAACAAAGTTGTTCAGCCTGGTAATAGCTGTAGTTGACAATGCGAGAGCGATGTTTTTCAAGATAAGCGATGAAGTTCTTAACTTGTTTGCCTCGACGATTATGAAATAAAGCTTTAGTTTCTTCGACTTGACCTTGCCACAAAAGAGTTTCAGCAACTTTAAGCCGCTTTAAAGAACCGCCAATTTTGTAGAGATTTTCTTTGAGGTGATACCAATCCAATATTTCCCAACGCTGAAAATGCTCTGTTTTACCAAACTCTTTGACTAAATTCCACACGCCATCATGACCATCCCCCAAGCATACTAATGGGTTAACCAGACGCTGGCTATTGACATAATCAACTAATGATTGGTTGTCATCAAAAAACGCACTATAGTAAATTCCTTGTAGTCTTAAGGTTTTATAGTCTCGCCAGTGACACCCGGCTTTCGGTTTACCCCGGAGTCGGACTTTTCCCCCATCTACACTGACTTCTGAAACTGCTTGTTTTGCAAGTGGTAATTCAAAATCTTGTGACAGTACTAATTTTTGTTGCGTTGAGTGACCCACTTTCACTCCTGTCAATGCCTCAACTTCAATTTCTGCTTTTTGGTATGATTCGTTAGCTGACAGCCTCAAACAACACTTTTGAAGTAATGGGCTTAACCGACTTCTGGGCTTCAAACCCAGTTTCTGTAACTGTTTGGCTTTAAGAGTCAGTTCCCCCACCAAGCTTTTAATTTTCCTGGTTTTACCTACTTTTGTTCCAGTTTTTTGTTCGATAAAAAAAGGGCTATTTCTGGGCTAACTAGTTCTAATATTTGACTGCGAACTGTTTTTTCTATGCCTTCCAGGTCTGTTAGCTTACTTTTGTCTGCTTCTTCATACAACAATGTTGCCACTTCTTGTAAGCACGCTTTGAGCCGTTCTTGTTTATCCTGGTTCATGATTCCTGGTTCACGCTTCTTTCTGTCTGTTATTTTCTCCTAAAATCTGTATATCTTCCAAAAGTGGATGCTCCCGAAATACTGAAGTGTTAGAACAGGCAAAACAACAATGTAACCCTGTAAAAACTCAATTAATTCAACATAACCTAAATCAACCTGAATTATTAGCGAATAAGTGTAAATTAACTGTTGATGCAATTGTCAGTTTTGAAACCTTGGAACATTTAATTAACCCTGCCTTTGTTATAGAGGAATTTTCTCAAATTCTCAAACCTGGAGGATTTCTGATCTGCTCCGTTCCCAATGTTTTATATGAACCTCGTGATGTAGCTGGATTGCCATCCAATACTTGTCATAAGCATTTTTTTAGTTATAAATCGCTCTCTAATTTACTCGAAAAAAATGGATTTCAAATTAATTATCGAGTAGGTCAAGCTTGGTCAAACATTTTATTTAAGCGGGAGTCTCAGCTTTTACGCCATCGAGCAATTCGACAACGCATCGGAGATTATTCTTGCTTACATACTCCAGAAATTGTTCGCCACCTTGCCTACCTGATTGCTTACCCCACAGTTGAGGATGTGGATGGTTCATACTCATTAATCATTGTGGGGCAAAAGATTAGGTAGCTAGAGATTAACACTGGAAAGTAGAGGAAAACTGGCAACAGGTAACATTCCGAATGCTAGTAGTAATTAGACAAAAACTCAAATTGTCAATCTCCAAGGACGGAGATTTGGAGATTGAAGTTTTCAGAGGCTAGGGATTGGGTATGGGGCATTGCTCATTCTCCTTGTCCCGCATTTCTCACAAGCTCCCCTGCTCCCTTCGCGGGTGAAGTAATAAGTAATGAGTAATGAGTAAAGAATCTTACTTATTACTCATTACTTATTTAATTAATGAGATGTGGTGAGAAATCCAGGCTTGTCCCTCCCCATCTCCCTAGTTCCTCAATATCCTCAGATTTTTGACGACTTATACCCATCTGGGGCATCTTCTCGATTGCCAGCATTATTTGCGCCAGCCACGATTGATTGAGGTTGTTCTACGAGCAGCGATGTTCCAGTTACACCGTCTAAAATCAGTTTTTCTGAGTCTTTTACCACATTGTCTGAATCTGGAAATACGAAACGTAACAGTGGCGGAGCTAAAAAGGTAGTGAAAATAACCATCATGATAATTGCTGCTCCTAGTGATTTAGAGAGAACACCACTGGCAGCACCAACACCAGCGAACACCAACCCGACTTCACCCCTTGGAATCATCCCCACACCGATCGCTAAACGGTTGATTTCCGGTTGACCAAACACGCTAAAGCCTGTGATCACTTTACCAATAATGGCTACTGCAATCAGGAAAGCTGCCATAATTAGACCTTCCCGATTGCTGGGGATTGCTGGGTTCAATACTCCCAAGTCAGTTTTTGCCCCAACAGTCACAAAGAAAATCGGTACTAGCATATCAGCAATGGGAACAACTTGCCTTTGCAGTTCTTTGCGCTTATCAGTTTCCTCTAGAACTAAACCCGCCGCAAAAGCTCCCAAAATTGCTTCTAACTGAATAATGGAGGCAAAGTATGCCATGACAAAGGCA encodes the following:
- a CDS encoding ISKra4 family transposase (programmed frameshift) codes for the protein MNQDKQERLKACLQEVATLLYEEADKSKLTDLEGIEKTVRSQILELVSPEIAPFFIEQKTGTKVGKTRKIKSLVGELTLKAKQLQKLGLKPRSRLSPLLQKCCLRLSANESYQKAEIEVEALTGVKVGHSTQQKLVLSQDFELPLAKQAVSEVSVDGGKVRLRGKPKAGCHWRDYKTLRLQGIYYSAFFDDNQSLVDYVNSQRLVNPLVCLGDGHDGVWNLVKEFGKTEHFQRWEILDWYHLKENLYKIGGSLKRLKVAETLLWQGQVEETKALFHNRRGKQVKNFIAYLEKHRSRIVNYSYYQAEQLCSIGSGAVESAIKQIGARMKISGAQWNVDSVNQILSVRCAYLNGLLAI
- a CDS encoding PP2C family protein-serine/threonine phosphatase, translating into MQATTVTLLCPNPNCKYPNSETHRFCQQCRTPLVKQYLWVEGQGIENYHVGDLLLNRFLVKSSKVLLDTRPEQSIEAQIFDPASVQPYLKLFPYCPHIPQPYCVLYLEEKQSHQEVLLLDQAPIGKCDLSTEENLELSHRYAQPLELAWKGASALRQINWLWQIAQLWQPLAEQKVSSSLLQPNLIRVESSLVRLLELRQDREATPSLAELGQMWQQWLPTANNAIKSALSSLCLQMIEGQIQKIDQLINILDEFLQQSAIAHKFTFTVAAQTDQGLTRQSNEDTYYVTDRETFSNLPLTIVCDGMGGHAGGEVASSVAVEAIAQHLQGVNIASENTTSLVIKLHEGIYKANDLINQSNNQDHRRDYQRMGTTIVMALACPPKMYIANIGDSRAYLINRSGCYQVTTDDNMGCRLVRLGMSFYRDSFSHSNSAQLIQALGVSSSKVLHPRIRQFVIDEDCIFLLCSDGLSDNNRVEEYWETEILPVLAGEIDLTVASRRLIDLANHLNGHDNVTVSLVYCQVS
- a CDS encoding class I SAM-dependent methyltransferase, whose amino-acid sequence is MLEQAKQQCNPVKTQLIQHNLNQPELLANKCKLTVDAIVSFETLEHLINPAFVIEEFSQILKPGGFLICSVPNVLYEPRDVAGLPSNTCHKHFFSYKSLSNLLEKNGFQINYRVGQAWSNILFKRESQLLRHRAIRQRIGDYSCLHTPEIVRHLAYLIAYPTVEDVDGSYSLIIVGQKIR
- a CDS encoding cation:proton antiporter; protein product: MNIYILDLLVIGLLLLLVTLGSGWIQRLPLSYALIYLIVGILLGKYGLNLIQIQPQTQVLERVTEFVVIVSLFSCGLKMNRPLKFWAWNSTIRLIGFLMPISIFAIAAISHWFLNLNWGAAILLGAILAPTDPVLASEVQLADMGDQDELRFGLTSEGGLNDALAFPFVYFGIYWLENDNWQSWFKQWVAVDLIWAIAAGIGMGSVVAKAVMWIEQRLHKFRPVDELMEDFIALSIILLTYGLTELINGYGFLAVFVAGLVVQRSYPNPQRRLSQLEFSEKIEKLMEVGTILLLGSLLRIEPILKFGDDALFIAGILIFVIRPLGAWISTVRLGFSESPRSQFHPATRWLYGWFGVRGVGSLYYLSYALGKSLQGDLADKITWITYITIVVSVILHGISATPLMNWYEKTVIKST